ATGGCGGCTCTATAAAACAGGCATGCATTATCTAATTTATTTAATTTTGATTGGTATATGGAACCAATTTTATTAAAGCACATTCCTGCTCCCGCGAAATCACCTACGCTTTCAAAATCTACAGCAGCATCCTGAATTTTATTTAAACCTTCTTCTAATGTATCCTCCTCATCTTTCTTCAGAAGTAGATATCCAAAAATATAATTTGAAACGCCGATATAAAAGTAATTTTTATTTTTTTTAGCAAGCTTGAATAAATCATTAGCAAATTCCTTAGCAAAAACTAGGTGATTATTCGTAACACATTTTTGTGAGACCGTTCTTAATAAATCCATTACTCTATCGAGATCTCCTAATTTTTGATATTTATCAATTCCTTGTCTGAATTTCTCGATTCCCGTAAACGCATCTTTATCATTAAACGCTTGATTTCCCTCATAAATTAACTGCTCAGCCTCCTCTTTTATTTGGATATGTTTTTTTCTCTTTTCTAAACTAATATCTCCTTCACTGAAATCCTCAATATTGAAGGCGATATCCTCATCCATAGGAATTTCTGTTAAAATATTATCACTTGATTCCGTTTTTAAATTAGAAGGAGTTTGTTTTTGTTCTTTATCTAAGGAAACTTCTTCTCCATAGGCAGTTTGCAATGGTTTTCCCTCGGTGACTAATGCGGATAATTCTGACAAGACATTGGCAAAAAAATATTTGTTTAATCCATCAACGACGTAATCTACCTTGTGATAATTAGTGCTATATTCTGGAGCATTAATATCCATTGCAATATCCGTAATTCTATAGATTTCAAAACCAGTTTCATATTTCGTAATAATGAATTCTGAATCTGCTGCTTTTTCTTGTGTTTTTCTTCCTAATAATGTATGGTCAAACACTAAACCAATTCCATCTTCATGAGTTTGAAAAAATACTTGATTTCTAAGATCTATATCTGAAAAGAAAAGTCCTAATCCTGGGTGGGAATGGAACCATCCAACAACGTAATGACCTTTTTCTTCAGAATATAATTTATCATCTATTTCAGATATAAAAGCATAATGTCTCTTATCCAAAACAACATCAGTATCATGACCAAATGTTAATGCTTCTGCTCCTAAAACATGAACAAGATCATTATCTGTATATCCAATTAAAACACCGTAAATTTCTTTCCAATTTTCAGGAGGAATGGACCTATTCGCATATCGACTAGCATATAGGATTATAGTCTTATATGCTTCTGCTTTAATAACAACAGGCTTTCCAATTTTTTCTTCTTGCTTTTCTTCTAAAGGTTCTTTATCTGTTGACTGGTTTTCTAATTCCTCTTTTTCTGTCTCTCTTTGGGTATCTGGATCTTTAGATTCTTCTGACATTTTAGAAATTTATATATTTAAGCTTTTTTAATAATTTTCTTCTACAAAAATAATGGGGCTATACTTAATTAAAATTATGTATAATTAGAATATACTAACTATTTTGATATTTTAATTACTTTGAAATAGATTCCATAAACCTTTGTTTGATTTCTTCCGGGTTTAATGGTATATTCTTTACTTGAGCATTTCCAGGTGAAACTTCTATTTTAACAAAATGACACCCTTTTCCTAAATCTTTCAATGTAGAGATAATATCTCCTTCAATACTGATGACAGTTATCGATTCAAATCCTGCTCCCTTTGCAATAGTTTCTAGTTTTGTTTTTTTACTTGTATAAGTTTTTTGATCTCCTGATGATCCATAAGATCCATTATCAATTACTATTAAGGTTAAATTTTTCGGGTGGTTATTAGCGATAGTACTTAAACTACCTAAATTCATAAGTATTGAGCCATCCCCATCAATGCACCATATAGTACTTAAAGGTTTTGAAATGGCAATTCCAAAAGCAATTGATGAAGCGAGTCCCATAGAACCCAACATATAGAAATTTTTATCTCGATCTTTAATATTAAATAATTCTCTTGAAGGAGCCCCAATATTGCATATAATTATTTCATCTTCAATTGCTTCAACAATTCTTTTTATGGCGTCGTATCTTTTCATGCTATTCCCCACAAAGTTTTCTTTAATAGAACTGCTGTCGGCATTCCTGAAGATCTGCTAAGTTCTACTGCGTTTTGTATATTTTTAATCTTATCTTTTGAATCTATAATAAATTTTTCAATATTTAGCAAATCTAATAATTGGGGTGTAAGTTTCCCCATTGGAATTTGTGCTAAGATTTTTTCTCCTTCAGCACCTCTGTGACTCATTATAAACACAACAGGAATTTTAAAAAGATGTAGAAGAGATTTTATGGCATTAACTGAATTCCCTAAACCTGAATTTTGTAT
The sequence above is drawn from the Candidatus Bathyarchaeota archaeon genome and encodes:
- the comE gene encoding sulfopyruvate decarboxylase subunit beta yields the protein MKRYDAIKRIVEAIEDEIIICNIGAPSRELFNIKDRDKNFYMLGSMGLASSIAFGIAISKPLSTIWCIDGDGSILMNLGSLSTIANNHPKNLTLIVIDNGSYGSSGDQKTYTSKKTKLETIAKGAGFESITVISIEGDIISTLKDLGKGCHFVKIEVSPGNAQVKNIPLNPEEIKQRFMESISK
- the comD gene encoding sulfopyruvate decarboxylase subunit alpha; the encoded protein is MGIDLEIYETIKSSGVNLILSLPCIMLKGLLNIIEEKNEIPHISITREEEGVGIAAGAYLGGKIPAILIQNSGLGNSVNAIKSLLHLFKIPVVFIMSHRGAEGEKILAQIPMGKLTPQLLDLLNIEKFIIDSKDKIKNIQNAVELSRSSGMPTAVLLKKTLWGIA